In the Dysidea avara chromosome 14, odDysAvar1.4, whole genome shotgun sequence genome, ACATCAGTGACATCTTTGTGATGAATACTATCAGGTAGTTGCTCCAGTGCCCACAATGTATCACTACCAAGCTCTTCACCTGGTTTTATCTGCTTGTAATCAACCACCATCCATTGGTTATTGTAAGTACCAGAATTATATTGGGAAAATTGACTACACCATTCTGACCCATTTGATGCTATTCGATTAGCAACCATGGTCCGTATGCCCTCAAGCACATGATGTGGATTAATATACTGAAAGAGTTCATCATTGTAGTTGCCGTTTGTTGTTTCTAATGTGACCAAACCAGAAGAGATTTCATAAAAATCATCACCACTGTATAACTGGCCAGGATATGATGAAAATGCCTGAATAGAGCCAACAACTGATTCCGCTACAGTGCATTAAAAACAACAATATGAAGATTTTAACTTCTTAATATTAAGTGACCAcaattgtacatacttacagATATATACATTACACCTGTACATCTATTATTATTACATAAACTTATTATTAGCCACCAATATTTACAGTACAGTGGGTGAGCAGGTTTTATTAACTAGATATTGTACTTGAATTAtacaacacacatgcaacttTTTTAATTAGCTACTGACAGCTACGAATTGTACAGTCATTGATGCAGCAAGGAAACAGCAATATGGAAGATACGACAACAAATGATTAAGTTAATGTGACCCAAATCAACAAATGGGATTAAAACACAACAGTGGAGAGATAGGACATGTGCATCATGTCTAGCAACACACATGATGCACTCAACCCAAGATAGGTTGGATGATATTAAACATATTACAGTATAATACACTTTAAaaagctgcagcacaagttgctgtcagaccttcagtgctggccactgtaaagtgctaataataataataattactaaaCTATCGTTTAGCAGATAATTTATTACACTTGAAGTAATGCCATGCAGATCTGCAACCCCATTAGTTAATGGCATTATGTGTTATGATCACTGGATCAATATCctttatatcaagagttaataaccctccctactattattaactcttgtttaTATTGTAGGGGAAGAAAAAAAACAGCCACTCTGTGCACCAAATGCATTGACATTGAAATTTTATCGCTTCACCAAAACTTGGATGTGGCCACTTATTTTAGATGCTGCACCTGCAATGTTGTCTCACTGGCTAAATTTGGTCATTATGATGTCATGCAAGTTTTCACCGTTGTTCCATCATCTCAATGCTTAAAGCAATAAACTAACTTGCTTACATAATCCGACAaatgaatgtgttacaatataatactctcaatagcaacttgacatattattttgaaatacatcAAGCTATCAGCCAATAGAATTAGCATTACTTGTTTGTCCGTCCCTTTACAAAATCTGCAATActgatctgattggctaaaatagtgtgctGTGTTCTATTGGAAGTACATGTCCACTAGCGTTACCATAGGATAGATGCCCCATaacatagcaacaatatggttgcttagcaatggttgctggGTAACCATTGCTAATGTAAACATCACTTTGGGACCATACACAATGGTTGCTAGGAAACatttgctaagtgtgattggtcttttgcaacTTTTTTTTGAATTTTGCTGCTTAGTAACAGTTGTTAGATTACtttgtaataggatggatggctgtatCAGTCATCCATCCTATCGCATAATACAAAGAGGAAAGTAAACTGTAGACGGGCTGAAGACCTACTTCACATCAGGGGGAGGCAGCTTTAGTGCTTCCTCAGCTTAAGACAGTGGGGTAGTGAATAATAGTGATTACCaacaattgaaatactctaatagagcattcagttaactctaataaaacatcagGATTGTTATGAAAAATAGGCTGCCTGCATTAATTAGGCTAACTTtcctgatctgaaacataaaattaaataAGTGGTCTGATTCAAGTATCATTTCATTCCTATAAATATTGCCTGTTAGATCCTCTTGTCGTGGATTTTTGAGGAGTCTAATTATatagttacttagacccttctcatgtttacttagacccttttaaTGTTTATTACGTGCACCAACACTGGTAACGCTGGCAATACATTGCCACCTGAAAACTAATTTAAACTCTAACAACAGTTACTGGTGGAGTAGTGGGCTTGTTTCTACCAGTTgacgctacatttctctgttactcCACTGATGTTGCTGGATAGAACTACGTAGTCGCAGTGAAGCTGATTGACCAGCGGCCATTATGTTTGCTATAGAACACGGTGCAGTAGTTCAGTCAGGAACTTAACTTAGCCATGTTCTGAGCTGTCCAATTTTTCAGCCTATCATGTACCTAGTGCTTATGACCAGCGTAACTTACAATTACTTGCTGATGTAGCATAGGGTAAATCATAAAGTTTATATATCCTCAGCATAGCTTGATACTCTCCCCAAGTATCATGACCAACATAGAGATCTTCGTTGTTCGGTAGCACTTTTATCAGTGCAGAGCATGAGTCAGATTTCACAGCAGGTTGTTTCACATTTCCATTTCCTAAAGCTGCCTCAAGATCTTCTAAATCACCTGTGATTTGAAAATACCTACAAAGAGAGAAACAGGGCAATTATTTCTTTGAATATGCATACATACCCCAACAACAATTTCAGCAAAAAATACCACCAGTAGCCTCTGTGTGTTGTGCATGCTACACGTACACTAACCAAAACCCAACATCAGGAATGCTGGGAAACTTTGAAAGTTTATATCCATCTCTTAGGCCATCAAGCTGATCTAGATACAAGCTCACCTAAACGATACACAGAGCAAGAAAACACCATGATACCAACAGCCTCTATAGTGCAGCAGTAGTGCACATATATAAGTTACTTATGTTAGAGATTGTGTAATTACTTCATCTGCAAAACACTACTGTGAACAATTAGATAATTGTTTCTGCAacattgaaaatttcatggtaTTAGTACCCAAGAATTGGATATTTGTTGAGTAACAGACCAGTATACCAGGTAGATATTATAGTGGTTTAATAACAGGTTTACAGGTATGTAGCTGCATATGTTTCTACCAAGGAAAGCTACAGTTAATAAGCTGCAATGAATATTGAACATATGACGTACACACAgtaaagtacaaaaacaaacagtgaTGCTACATCACACTGTATTATTTTCTTTACAGTCGAGTACTGAAGGGTGAatacagaaggcagagcctgtactgAGTGTTGACCACTAGCCTAGGAGCATAAGCTTGTAAACTGAAACAGGACAAGTACCTAGAGAAGGGACTGAAAAAAGCCAACTCATTGTGACTTGATCTGTACGTCACCCTGACTCTGGCCATGTGCCTTATCGTACCTGAAACCAAAAAGGATCATCTTCCATTTGGCCTATTGTCCTACTCATGAACTGAAGATTACGTTCCAAAAACACAGACAATTTTCCGCAGTAGTCAGTCTCATTAGAGCAATAGCCAATCAAAGTGTTTCGATATTGTTTATCAATCAACTCTGCTGTTAGAGTACCCTCCAATAGGCCAGCATAGTAGGCCACGTCATGGGAAGTAGCAGTCTTATTGCCATGAATCTCCAAGTGTGACCACCTGTATAAACAATGAAGCCAAACTATATggttatgattaaatacgggtaaagtcACAGCCTGTATACCCGATCACTGCAATgtcttatacaaaaataaatcttgaatctaGTAAACACGAGGCGAGTAAACAACTGCCTCACAACGATTTAAAAGTATTAGTGGAGATACTATTAACAACATAAGTAGGTAAGCTATTCCAATCATTGGTAATAAAGTAATTTAATCTACACAATAATCTTGACCGTTCCTTAAACAACTTGAACTGATGCCCCCTGGTGGCAGTAGTTGAGAAAGTATATAAATCAGTACAATATGAACCACGCAGCCACACCTGCCAAGCCTATAGCCAGCAGAAAATAGCTATTAAACAAAGAATATTTGAATAATGTCACAGTTCAAATCAGTAAATAAGTTATTCTACTTGCGGTAGTACCATACAACTTACAAGTACAATGATTACCCTGTGCTAGCGATTTGGTCATCAAAGCTTCCCCACACTATTGAGTCATTTACTTCTCCATGGTTTAGAACGTATTCGTTCCTACCCACTCCTGTCTTCGATATAGAAATGACTTGCTTCGTTACAGCACTGTTAACAGTGTATAATAATACAAAGCAAATCCATTTACATAACATCAGCTTCATCGTGATTACGGTGCATCTATGGTGCATCTGCTGAGGCTTGTCCTACCACAGATACTATACTTACAATCTGTGGTCCTACAGAGGCGCGCTGTATTTTATGGCGCTGGCGCTAAGTGCCAAACACGGTGCGCATTAAAACGATCCAGTGGGTGGTGTTCCGATTCGTGTTCGATGGAATAGAAAGATTCGCTGGATTAATGGCGTTGCACAGTAAGTGTGGTTATTTGTGCCTCGTGGTGATTAGGTTACTGTTTGTTATGAGGCAGTAAGTCGGTGTGTTACAGTGTAAGGCGGGCTAGAACTGTTTTGTTTCTGTTGCTGCAGCAGACACAAAATGCCATCTTGAAACGAGCACGTTAACAATCGTAAATTGTGTgtttgatttaatggaaaataGTCAGAGCTTTTTGGCCCAGCATAATTGttattaattgtttattgtgttgatGGTTAAAACCAGTGTCGATCTATTATACCATTCAGATGGTTTTTTTGCAGCTGTACACATAAGCCATGTGTTACTTACTATACACAGGTGAAGTTAGCAAGGTGCAGCAGAATCTAGACCTATTAAGAGAGCAGTATGTGAGACTACAAGGAAAGTACAATGAGCTAGAACAGAAACACAACAAGGTGTTGGCATCTCAGGGTGGAGGAGTGGGGAAGGGGGATGGATATGTGTCACGTCTGATTGCCATGGCCAATGATCTTTATGATAAGCCTTTgtataggtgtgtgtgtgtagtgtggtacatgtgtatgtatgtagttactgTAGTAGTACTAGCTAGTGTACATGGATGCAATGCCACTCAACATGTTCATAATCTTCTTAACAGTGATGTTGTGATAAAATTATCAGATCGTCAGCTACCTGGGCACAGGTTGATCCTAGCTACTCGTAGTTCACACTGGGATAGTCAAGATGATCGGATGTCATCTACTAAGGAGATTGACTTCTCCAGCCTCACTCCTAACGTTGCCACTACCATCATCAAATGGGTGTATACCAACCAGGTGTACCTGCCTCAAGATGAGATGTTTGTCATTGAAACACTTGTCGGCGCTGAGAGGTACAAGTTGACTGAATTGAAGGAGAAGTGAGTagtatacagtattactgtagtTCAGTAAATGAATACATCCACCTTTTAAGTCgagtttgtttaatttttgaGGACTATAATCTTGTCCAGTACACAAAGTGTGGTGATTCCTCCCATGTGTTATTGTAGATGTGAGCAAGTGTTGACTGCTTGTGTGTCAGTGAGGAATTGTCTCAAGTTATATCAGATATCAGAGGAACAGCATGCTGAACAACTGAAGAACTATTGTCTGCAAATGATCTCCAATCATTGGGTATGTATGTAGTTTGTCTGAATGCTTATgtgtttatgtatgtacatgtgttttgCTGTGCTTGTACCCTGTACAAGCCCTATATGTGTCTATGTGTGTGGTATGTTACAGGGGTTTGTTTCTCTTAGCTTACTGTGCCTTTAAAGTCACTTTGTTATTTGATGTGTTGTATGCTGCTGGATATTACTTTTACATAGACAATTCAGCACAGTGCTGTGATATTTATACTTGCTAATGGGTATCCTTATCCTCAGACAAACTCTATTGAAATAGATTTTGCCACTGAGTGTAATGTAGGCGTGGTTATTAGTTTTTTTGtttctgtaaataattattatatcactTATGTGGATAATTAGAACTATGTGGTTGCAGGTGATATTCAAACATGGTCAAGGGTATCAAAATATTTTCTTGTGTTTATATAGCACAAATATTATCATGCTGTTGttacaatttttatgtgcctGATATGTGGTAGGATTTGGGTTTATTTGCCAATCAAAAAGCAGCTGTGCTTTTCCTTtgtaacagcttggcagtattggttaggtatagccaagcccaTAAGAGTGACCCTATACATATTTTAATTTTCTATTGAAAAATTTATGCTGAAACTAACTGATGTCTCCAGCCACgtataacttgacaatggataagactacaggcttgatttcttcactgttcagcaACACTTCTTCCCAATACTTGCCAActgcaatacatacaatgcacgcatcatggatttttcctgtcctcctttgtgtcctccCAGTTCATTTTACGGACTGCAGTGCAAGATGTCGATTTGTGATAGCATGGTACAGTAGTTATGGCTTCCCTATCATGCTTTTCACCTGTATTTTCGTAGTGTAATTGCAGAGACACTTGTTCTTCATTGTGTAACACTACAGTGTATGTAATgggaacatagttgaaaatgaagtgtaatggctacttcactttcagtTGCTGATtgttggggcatgcattcaattgcaaaattaattttatagcatGCCTGGTGCTATTCTTTCTTTAGATttgttcagtagtcataatatGTTATAAAAAggacaagtagaaggaaattaggaattttaggaAAATAAAAAAAGGTGTGATGCAAGGAAAAGTCGTAAAACAAGAGAGATTGTCtgtacctgcagctatactaatggacattaacCCTATGGGAAGTATAGGAAATGAATATCCGTTAGTATATCTGATGTCCACTGGTACCTGTATAATCACGTATCTGCTAGTATAGAcaacttgtttcactgctttttttcTTTCCATCTTGAAATTCCTAactttccttgtacttgtatatataatatttcAACATGGTAACAGATTATAGAACATAAATGCTGCAACTACgtatacatatgtaccataTAAAAGCCACATTCGAGTAAATGGCTGTCTTGATTACAAACTGGATGAACTGGTCTCAAATAGAGACCAGGGACCCAACTGTTAATAGAGTCTACTATTCGGTGACTTTATTGCTTTCCTTTGCTGCGATTGTTTCTTCAACCTTGTTAACAATAAGTTAGTGCTACGAGTAATCACACGTGAGTGGTCCATGAGCCTGAATGCATGCAGATATGCAtcataccgtatttctataaatataagctgcgagaaattttcacgagataaattttcgtgttaaaaatttttcaatggtgtcctcaagcgacgaaaattttttaacaatgaatcacataactttattaattctatacGGCCATTTTTTGAGAACCAGAACGACAAGCAGCGAAACTGAAGTGTGGCATCTCCGTTCCATGGAGGCTGCGCCCCAGATTTAGAAGTTGTCCGTCACAaatcaagcaatggactggagtggtagaagctcattccatgcaacttgcacatttgtacatatatactttatttaatgtgtcctgtagtagctgtctatcaCAGAATGGTATCATTACCAATGTGCAGCAAAATAGACGAAGCGAGATGAACCCCTCTCTCCTAGGATCAGGGAGaactttgtttttaaaagactGCAGCAAAGACATATGCTTGACACGCCAATGGCCAAGcctcgatccaggtggccagaaagtaGTTTACCGAATTCATTCAACTTCTCAAATATTacgttggtaaaaatttttcgCGTAATTAATTTTCGTCAGATGCTACCTTggacgaaatatttttaacggtttataaTTATAGAAACACGGTAGTTTTTCAATAATCATTAATTTAGGCCTTTACCACactagggttgggcaatatttcaatatcatCACCTGTATGCAATATTATGATGTGCAATACTGAGTACCGCAGCTTTTTTGAAACTGCTGCAATACCATTTTCTGCCTAATTACTAAGAGAGAAAttgtgttattagtgctttGCAATCACTACAAGACTGACACAAACATTAGAGAGCTGTACCTAgaagcactgaaggtctgacagcaacctGTGCTGCCATTACATATCAAGAGTTGAATACTGTAGGCCCACAATAATGTCTTATTTATGACACATAGTATCTTATAGTGGACATGGCAATACTCGCAATTATTGCATGATCACAGTGCAACAATCGCAAGTAGAAAATACCAGTACCACCCAACCCTACACCACACTTGTTAATGTACTGAATCCTTTTGTAGTAATTTTGGTCTTTGTTTGGTTAGCTAATACATACATGTCCCAGTCTTATTAATAATTTTCCTTTTAACATGATTCCTTCAATAGGTGTTGATGTTATTACATTTGTGTGACTGTGCATATGTGTGCTTGTTTATGCTTATGAGTACGTATCtactgtacatacgtacagtGTAGAGTACACACCTTCTTTATAGGCTACCATGTGTGTAGTATTGTACTCCCTTCTTTCTCATGCATCAATAGGCAGATTTGAACACTGAAGATTTTGCCCAGCTGACAGCTCCGCTGCTCTATGAGATGTTCAAGGCACACTCAAAGTTCCCCCTACACCTTGCCATCCAGCACAAGAGGGAGGATGTAGTCTTTCTGTTTCTCATAGAGTATAACCTGCAAGTATGTGTTACTTAACATACAAATGCACAATATGTAcaccatgcatgcacgcacagtCTCAACACACATTGACTCTGATGTTGTCATCCAGATACCAGGCAAGTTAAGTGAGAGAGATCAGGATGGTCAACTACCACTCAACTTGGCACTGATGCAGCGTCATGAGGGTATATGTAACACACTGATCTCTCACAAATGTGATCTCAATGTTGCGGACAGCAAGGGAAAGACGATGTTACACCTGGCCATCATTAGAGGTGACAGCTTTGCTGCGTCATTCCTTGTCAAGAATGGAGCAAACACCAACCAAACCATCAACACAACCAACGAGACAGCGTTACATCTCATTTCATCATATTCTCCATCCCTGGCTTTATCCAGTATGCCTACAGGAGGACAGACATCATGGCCAAGTGAGCATATGGCACACATTGCCAGCCTTTTGTTGGAGTACGGCAGCAACCCTGATGCTCAGGACTGTTTTGGGAACACTGCGTTACACAGAGCTGTGCAGTCTAAAAATGAAGAAGTGTTCAATGTTCTACTGAATCATAGCAGGTACAgtgtttgtgtgtctgtgtctgtgtgtaatatgtgtacATTGTTCACTATGGTATTGTTATTGTAGACTCAACCTTGAGCTAAGGAACAATACTCGTGAGACTATCCTGTGGCTAGCACTACTCCAGCTAAAGCAAGACTACCTATCAGCTGGTGATGAAGATCTGCAGAACTATGAGTCGAGTTTTGCTGCTCGACTTATCAAGCGAGGCAGTAGTGTGGATGCCACAGATCCCATGGATGGTAACTGTTTGCTGCACAAAGCTGCTGCCATGTCCCGAGAAGAGGTTGGTGTGTTTCTTGTGCGTCATGAAGCTTCTCCCAACCTTACTAATGTGAATGGGGAGGCACCTCTTCATCTTGCATCACTTAATGATTTGCCACAGTTTGCAGAGGAATTATTATTACACGGCGCAGACCCGAATTCTCAAACCAATCTAAAAGTGTGTCCCAGATCTGCATCAATTGCTTCTGAACCTGTGACCACTCCAGAAGCGAGTTTGGAACCACGTTCGTTAGCTCAGGAGAGCACTAGTGAAACTGGTTACAGTAGTTTGCCTCGTCCGCTAGCTCTCCCACCTGGTTTTGAGAATGTTTCCAGTACCCTATCAGCTTTAACTGGTATGGGAATGACCAGCACAGAAACTGCTACTGGGTATACTATCTCTAAACCGCAAAGTACAAATCCATTTGGGTCAGAAGAAGATCTTGAAGTAAAGAACCCTAGCTTACATGGCTTGCATGGCTCACTGGATGGATTACAAAGTAGCCCATCAATGTTACCACGTCGTGTTGCTGAGTTACAGCAAGAGGAGTCTATTAGAAAGTCAAGTCGTTCCAGTAGTATGAGTGAGTGGAGTGATGCGTATGGAGCAGAGGAGTTTATTGAGCCTTCACAATCATTTGATATCGAGTCTGATCCTGGCCAGAGGTCTCCATTACATGTGGCTATATCATGTCAACATGTACGAGTGGTAGATGTGCTGCTGAAGCATAGaggtgtgtagtttgtgtgtgatATACATGCTTGTGCGTACATGTGCCACAAATGCTGTACGTTGTAACATAATAATCTGTTACTATAGCAACTAGTTCAGGATCAGGTAGACTACAGATAGCACTCAACCTTGACCTAAGAGATGGTGTTGGGGAGACTGCAATAGGGTTGGCTCTTTGGACTGGACAATTTGATGTTGCTAGGGAATTATTAGAAGCAGGTAATACACCTACACTTTGTCATTAGCACATTTGAAGTCACATCTTCACTATTTGAATGTGATGCTGTAGGTGCTGACATTGAGGCTCCCAATTCACAGGACCAGACACTACTGTACCTGGCTGTTGTTAGGGAGCAGCCCAAGGCTTGTCTGTTCCTTATTGAAAGTGGAGCTGATTACAGAAAGAAGTTAGTCCATGCTGATAGCTGCATTTGCACATTTGTTTGATATGCTTACATTTATTTTCTTCAAATTACTGTAGCCACCTGTTGGTTATCCATATGTCAGTATAGTACTTTAGAGATGGAGATGTATAATTCAGTAGTTGCCCTATAGATGAAAATCTACACCATAATTTTCCTGTACCAAAATAACTAAAACCACATAATCatctacttttcaaacacattACAGTGTATATGTCATGTACACATCTTACAGTGTCCACATGCTACACACTACTTGTAGGATAATCGATGATGAGAGTTATTTAGTGTTAGCCATTAAGCATCAGCTTCAGCCATTGGTTAAGAGTTTGTGTGAGAAAGGTGTTGACCTGGGAACAGTGGACAGGACCGGAAGTGTACCACTATGGGTAGCTCTGCGTAGTAAGCAGGAGAATATTGCCTCCATgttggtatgtgtgtgtgtacgtatgtatgttatatatgtatgcgtgtgtgtgtgttatgtatgtatgtatgtgtgtgtatgtgcgtatGCATGTAGCAGTTAAATACAGAGTTATATTTCACAGGTTCTTCATGGCTGTGATGCTAATGCATGGTCGCCAGGTCCAGGTGGTTGTGTCTACTCACTGCTGCACAAGGCAATCAAACTACGTGACACACTGACCAGCACCTTCCTGATCAAGAATGGGGCTGATATAAATAGTCCATTCAGACCAGGTGCTGAATGGAAGGACAGCATCGAGGCCAACT is a window encoding:
- the LOC136244696 gene encoding putative phospholipase B-like 2 isoform X1, which produces MHHRCTVITMKLMLCKWICFVLLYTVNSAVTKQVISISKTGVGRNEYVLNHGEVNDSIVWGSFDDQIASTGWSHLEIHGNKTATSHDVAYYAGLLEGTLTAELIDKQYRNTLIGYCSNETDYCGKLSVFLERNLQFMSRTIGQMEDDPFWFQVSLYLDQLDGLRDGYKLSKFPSIPDVGFWYFQITGDLEDLEAALGNGNVKQPAVKSDSCSALIKVLPNNEDLYVGHDTWGEYQAMLRIYKLYDLPYATSASNSESVVGSIQAFSSYPGQLYSGDDFYEISSGLVTLETTNGNYNDELFQYINPHHVLEGIRTMVANRIASNGSEWCSQFSQYNSGTYNNQWMVVDYKQIKPGEELGSDTLWALEQLPDSIHHKDVTDVLKSQGYWASYNIPYFDDIFEKSGFAKLADQFGSFFTHAGSPRAKIFARDQDKITDLKSMIHLMRYNDFKHDPLSACNCTPPYSAENAVCARSDLNDVNGTYPFFFLSHRFHGGIDTKVTSYEMFHNKLGCIAISGPTHQQQPPFQWSTSGYSNIPDGHPDLWQFEPIKISWNL
- the LOC136244696 gene encoding putative phospholipase B-like 2 isoform X2; protein product: MSRTIGQMEDDPFWFQVSLYLDQLDGLRDGYKLSKFPSIPDVGFWYFQITGDLEDLEAALGNGNVKQPAVKSDSCSALIKVLPNNEDLYVGHDTWGEYQAMLRIYKLYDLPYATSASNSESVVGSIQAFSSYPGQLYSGDDFYEISSGLVTLETTNGNYNDELFQYINPHHVLEGIRTMVANRIASNGSEWCSQFSQYNSGTYNNQWMVVDYKQIKPGEELGSDTLWALEQLPDSIHHKDVTDVLKSQGYWASYNIPYFDDIFEKSGFAKLADQFGSFFTHAGSPRAKIFARDQDKITDLKSMIHLMRYNDFKHDPLSACNCTPPYSAENAVCARSDLNDVNGTYPFFFLSHRFHGGIDTKVTSYEMFHNKLGCIAISGPTHQQQPPFQWSTSGYSNIPDGHPDLWQFEPIKISWNL
- the LOC136244695 gene encoding rabankyrin-5-like → MALHSEVSKVQQNLDLLREQYVRLQGKYNELEQKHNKVLASQGGGVGKGDGYVSRLIAMANDLYDKPLYSDVVIKLSDRQLPGHRLILATRSSHWDSQDDRMSSTKEIDFSSLTPNVATTIIKWVYTNQVYLPQDEMFVIETLVGAERYKLTELKEKCEQVLTACVSVRNCLKLYQISEEQHAEQLKNYCLQMISNHWADLNTEDFAQLTAPLLYEMFKAHSKFPLHLAIQHKREDVVFLFLIEYNLQIPGKLSERDQDGQLPLNLALMQRHEGICNTLISHKCDLNVADSKGKTMLHLAIIRGDSFAASFLVKNGANTNQTINTTNETALHLISSYSPSLALSSMPTGGQTSWPSEHMAHIASLLLEYGSNPDAQDCFGNTALHRAVQSKNEEVFNVLLNHSRLNLELRNNTRETILWLALLQLKQDYLSAGDEDLQNYESSFAARLIKRGSSVDATDPMDGNCLLHKAAAMSREEVGVFLVRHEASPNLTNVNGEAPLHLASLNDLPQFAEELLLHGADPNSQTNLKVCPRSASIASEPVTTPEASLEPRSLAQESTSETGYSSLPRPLALPPGFENVSSTLSALTGMGMTSTETATGYTISKPQSTNPFGSEEDLEVKNPSLHGLHGSLDGLQSSPSMLPRRVAELQQEESIRKSSRSSSMSEWSDAYGAEEFIEPSQSFDIESDPGQRSPLHVAISCQHVRVVDVLLKHRATSSGSGRLQIALNLDLRDGVGETAIGLALWTGQFDVARELLEAGADIEAPNSQDQTLLYLAVVREQPKACLFLIESGADYRKKIIDDESYLVLAIKHQLQPLVKSLCEKGVDLGTVDRTGSVPLWVALRSKQENIASMLVLHGCDANAWSPGPGGCVYSLLHKAIKLRDTLTSTFLIKNGADINSPFRPGAEWKDSIEANFASPLHMACSIGLDAVVQCLVEHHADVNQKDSLGRTPIHVAISSKHPRCSALLMAHPALDLAVKDKKGNTPFAAALAAKDSDTGQSIVQRDPKSAEQFDSHGHNFMHKAVINEDVEAVVFLMSVRADVNSKVQNPSLNIPLHLAIKKGSEIIVRHLLLAGAQVNAVDNHNKGVLHMAVGANSPTILSVLLEHGADADLADEEGNTAMHVAMQLGQVHCVKVLIQESNINLAALNNKGQNCLHVLSSHPQDSATAIFNYLIVAAPQFPINLSDADGNTAVMHAYFSGNAALCDALVRNRAHPNTMNRQGITIFNAPVATKQLLFRILSQITVEPQWVEGTHCQNCQTKFNISTRKHHCRHCGRLLCAKCTGQQMPILKFELMKPVRLCEMCADVLRLGRDSR